The following coding sequences lie in one Glycine max cultivar Williams 82 chromosome 19, Glycine_max_v4.0, whole genome shotgun sequence genomic window:
- the PTS-L3 gene encoding pterocarpan synthase 1, whose translation MANTKHLTFTFTIVLTLLFSFATAKSPTALGVQKEKLSHLHFFFHDIVSGPKPTAVRVAQAHMTNTSSTLFGLLMMADDPLTVGPEPGSKLVGKAQGIYGFASQEDMGLLMIMNFAFTEGKYNGSTLSLLGWNAVLSTVREMPIVGGSGAFRFARGYAQAKTHTVDYKTGDAVVEYNVYVLHY comes from the coding sequence ATGGCCAACACCAAACACCTCACATTTACTTTCACCATCGTTCTCACGCTCCTCTTCTCATTCGCCACAGCAAAATCCCCAACGGCTTTGGGTGTCCAGAAGGAGAAGCTCAGCCACCTTCACTTCTTCTTCCACGACATAGTGAGCGGTCCAAAGCCCACCGCGGTGAGAGTGGCCCAGGCCCACATGACCAACACCTCCTCCACGCTTTTCGGGCTCCTGATGATGGCCGACGACCCATTGACCGTGGGCCCCGAGCCCGGGTCCAAACTCGTGGGAAAGGCCCAAGGAATTTACGGATTTGCGTCCCAGGAAGATATGGGTTTATTGATGATCATGAATTTCGCGTTCACCGAAGGGAAATACAATGGCAGCACACTAAGCTTGTTGGGGTGGAACGCGGTGTTGTCCACCGTGAGGGAGATGCCAATAGTTGGAGGAAGCGGGGCTTTCCGGTTCGCACGTGGGTATGCTCAGGCCAAGACTCACACGGTTGATTACAAGACAGGGGATGCTGTCGTGGAGTACAACGTCTACGTGCTCCATTATTAA